In the Candidatus Electrothrix sp. GW3-4 genome, one interval contains:
- a CDS encoding ammonium transporter, which produces MELSAVNAGDTAFMMVAAALVMFMTPGLALFYGGMVRSKNVLSTVVQSFFSLGIVGLIWVLYGYSLAFGPDVGGFIGNLDWVFLQGVGLEPSDTYATTIPHLVFCAFQLMFASITPALITGAFAERIKFSGFLFFTVVWTTIVYLPVCHWVWGDGGWLLNLGALDFAGGTVIHLNSGMAALVAAIFIGKRKGYGHVSFMPHSLGMTLLGAGILWFGWFGFNAGSAAAANGIAGSAFFVTHIAAAAAMVSWVMAEWIMQGKPTALGAASGAVAGLVAITPAAGFVGPVSAVIIGLVGGVLCFLAIRLKTKFKYDDALDVVAVHGCGGTWGAVATGLFASTAINPDGADGLFFGGSGLVFIQVAGVLATFVYSGVLTYGILKVTEKLTGFRASEEDEAMGLDLSQHDEVGYNL; this is translated from the coding sequence ATGGAATTGAGTGCAGTCAATGCGGGAGATACCGCCTTTATGATGGTTGCGGCGGCCCTGGTCATGTTTATGACCCCTGGCCTGGCCCTGTTTTACGGGGGGATGGTACGTTCCAAGAACGTGCTTTCAACCGTTGTCCAAAGTTTTTTTTCTTTGGGTATAGTGGGGCTGATTTGGGTGTTATATGGATATTCTCTGGCCTTTGGGCCTGATGTCGGCGGGTTTATCGGTAATCTGGATTGGGTTTTTCTGCAAGGGGTCGGGCTGGAACCCAGCGATACCTATGCCACCACGATCCCGCATCTGGTCTTCTGTGCCTTTCAATTGATGTTTGCCAGCATTACTCCCGCCCTGATCACCGGTGCCTTTGCCGAGCGAATCAAGTTTAGCGGTTTCCTGTTCTTCACCGTTGTCTGGACAACCATTGTCTACCTGCCGGTCTGTCATTGGGTCTGGGGGGATGGCGGCTGGCTGCTCAACCTGGGTGCTCTGGATTTTGCAGGAGGTACAGTTATTCACCTGAATTCCGGCATGGCGGCCCTGGTTGCGGCGATCTTTATCGGAAAACGTAAAGGATATGGCCATGTCTCATTCATGCCCCATAGCCTGGGAATGACTCTTCTCGGTGCAGGTATTCTCTGGTTTGGTTGGTTTGGCTTTAATGCGGGCAGTGCTGCTGCGGCCAACGGCATAGCAGGTTCTGCCTTTTTTGTTACTCATATTGCCGCAGCAGCAGCGATGGTGTCCTGGGTTATGGCGGAATGGATCATGCAAGGAAAGCCGACCGCTTTGGGGGCTGCGTCAGGGGCTGTTGCCGGATTGGTGGCCATAACCCCGGCTGCCGGTTTTGTCGGGCCGGTATCCGCAGTCATTATTGGACTGGTCGGGGGTGTGCTCTGCTTTCTTGCCATCAGGCTCAAGACCAAATTTAAATATGATGATGCCTTGGATGTGGTTGCCGTACATGGCTGCGGCGGGACCTGGGGCGCTGTTGCCACAGGCCTGTTTGCCTCTACAGCCATTAATCCGGATGGTGCAGACGGGTTGTTTTTTGGCGGTTCTGGTCTGGTGTTCATCCAGGTCGCAGGTGTTCTTGCCACCTTTGTCTACTCAGGTGTGCTCACCTATGGTATTCTGAAGGTTACTGAAAAACTGACTGGCTTTCGGGCCTCTGAAGAAGACGAAGCCATGGGACTGGATTTGTCCCAGCATGACGAAGTGGGCTATAACCTGTAA
- a CDS encoding P-II family nitrogen regulator has protein sequence MKKIEAIIKPFKLDDVKEALADLGVAGMTLSEVKGFGRQKGHKEMYRGAEYTVDFNPKIKIELVVVASMVDKVVEAICRSAQSGKIGDGKIFVLPVEEVVRVRTGEQGAEAI, from the coding sequence ATGAAAAAAATAGAGGCAATTATCAAGCCCTTTAAACTGGATGACGTCAAAGAGGCCTTGGCTGATCTGGGGGTTGCTGGTATGACTCTCAGCGAGGTTAAGGGGTTCGGGCGCCAGAAAGGACATAAAGAGATGTATCGAGGCGCTGAATATACGGTCGATTTTAATCCAAAAATAAAGATTGAGCTGGTCGTTGTGGCCAGTATGGTCGACAAGGTGGTTGAGGCGATTTGCCGGTCTGCTCAGAGTGGCAAGATCGGCGATGGCAAGATCTTTGTCCTGCCTGTGGAAGAAGTGGTCCGGGTGCGCACCGGGGAGCAGGGGGCTGAAGCTATCTGA
- a CDS encoding FKBP-type peptidyl-prolyl cis-trans isomerase — protein MKLAVCAVFSLMLVAGPAVAADPVTELKTEKQKISYALGLDLGSYFKSLESDFELAAVYQGITDAYTDGKALLTPEEAEKIQKKFAVDQQKKKVEKMKALLETNKDAAAEFLKKNKKEKGVKVTESGLQYKVVKEGKGEKPAATDTVKVHYKGTLLDGTEFDSSYKRNEPATFRADQVIPGWTEALQMMNPGSKYILYLPPELAYGDRGAPPAIEPGSLLIFEVELVEIVEGGDK, from the coding sequence ATGAAACTCGCTGTATGTGCAGTATTCAGTCTTATGTTGGTTGCCGGACCAGCTGTGGCCGCAGATCCGGTGACGGAGCTGAAAACGGAAAAACAGAAGATCAGCTACGCTCTTGGGCTTGACCTTGGCTCATACTTTAAAAGCCTGGAATCGGATTTTGAGCTTGCTGCTGTTTATCAGGGAATCACAGACGCCTATACAGATGGGAAGGCCTTATTAACCCCTGAGGAGGCGGAGAAAATTCAGAAAAAATTTGCTGTTGACCAGCAGAAAAAGAAGGTTGAAAAAATGAAGGCGCTCCTGGAGACCAACAAGGATGCTGCTGCTGAATTTTTGAAGAAAAATAAAAAAGAAAAAGGGGTCAAGGTTACCGAATCTGGCTTGCAGTACAAGGTGGTTAAGGAAGGAAAGGGGGAAAAACCAGCAGCCACGGATACTGTTAAGGTGCATTATAAGGGAACTCTGCTTGACGGAACCGAGTTTGACAGTTCCTATAAACGGAACGAGCCTGCCACCTTCCGGGCGGATCAGGTTATCCCCGGTTGGACAGAGGCCTTACAGATGATGAACCCAGGAAGTAAATATATCCTCTATCTGCCGCCTGAGCTTGCCTATGGTGATCGCGGTGCTCCTCCTGCGATTGAGCCTGGATCATTGCTTATTTTTGAGGTCGAGCTGGTTGAGATTGTGGAGGGTGGTGACAAGTAA
- a CDS encoding DUF362 domain-containing protein: MKASKQNGRVYTTTFLSWQESLPPLLDKAGLVNYIPAGKTILIKPNLVETLRPPITTPVKLVRCIVTYLQERLKNPIVIGEGCGALDYDTHRCFTELGYTAMARETGVELIDLNEVPYQQYSLPQCKRWPEFYLPDIAADSFLLSVPVLKAHTLAGVTLTMKNMMGLAPPAHYHQGGGWKKAAFHKRVHEAVADLNRYRSPDFTLLDATVGMAKAHLWGPICDPPVNKLVAGFDPVAIDSYGAALLGKDWRKIGHLTDTDGELGQAEPITAIKA; this comes from the coding sequence ATGAAAGCAAGCAAGCAAAACGGCAGAGTTTACACCACCACGTTCCTCTCCTGGCAAGAAAGCCTCCCTCCTTTGCTGGACAAGGCAGGCTTAGTGAACTATATCCCTGCGGGTAAAACCATCCTGATCAAGCCCAACTTGGTCGAGACCCTGCGCCCGCCCATTACAACACCTGTCAAGCTCGTTAGGTGCATCGTTACCTATCTTCAGGAGCGCCTGAAGAACCCCATTGTCATTGGGGAGGGATGCGGGGCCTTGGATTACGATACCCACCGTTGCTTTACCGAGCTGGGATATACTGCAATGGCCCGCGAGACAGGGGTTGAGCTGATCGACCTCAATGAGGTCCCCTATCAACAATACAGCCTGCCGCAATGCAAACGCTGGCCAGAGTTCTACCTGCCAGATATCGCTGCGGACAGCTTTCTCCTTTCCGTTCCCGTACTCAAAGCCCATACCTTGGCCGGGGTCACCCTGACCATGAAAAATATGATGGGACTTGCTCCGCCAGCTCACTATCATCAGGGCGGTGGCTGGAAAAAGGCCGCTTTTCATAAGCGGGTCCATGAAGCGGTTGCAGATCTGAATCGCTACCGCAGCCCAGACTTCACTCTCCTGGACGCCACTGTGGGCATGGCAAAGGCCCATCTCTGGGGACCGATCTGCGATCCTCCGGTCAACAAACTGGTCGCGGGCTTTGACCCTGTGGCCATAGATAGTTATGGAGCCGCCTTACTGGGGAAAGACTGGCGCAAGATTGGTCATCTTACCGATACGGATGGAGAACTTGGACAGGCAGAACCCATAACAGCGATTAAAGCATAA
- a CDS encoding nitroreductase family protein: MEIFEALHTRRSIRKYTEGDVGEEIVWKILAAAMCAPSAGNEQPWQFVVIRERTLLDSIPEFHPHASMVRQASLGILVCGDTRLEKYKGFWVQDCSAATQNLLLAAHGAGLGAVWTGVHPDKGRERGFRHLLGLPEEVVPFSFVPLGPVNQQLARKDIFLEERVHMNRWHEEE; this comes from the coding sequence ATGGAGATTTTTGAAGCTCTTCACACACGTCGCAGTATAAGGAAATATACTGAAGGTGACGTCGGAGAAGAAATTGTCTGGAAGATTTTAGCCGCCGCCATGTGCGCACCTTCTGCTGGCAATGAGCAGCCATGGCAATTCGTGGTGATTCGTGAACGTACCCTTCTTGACAGCATCCCCGAGTTTCATCCTCATGCCTCTATGGTGCGCCAGGCTTCTCTCGGCATCCTGGTCTGCGGAGATACACGGCTTGAAAAATACAAGGGATTCTGGGTGCAGGATTGTTCCGCCGCAACTCAAAACCTTCTTCTTGCGGCGCACGGGGCGGGTCTTGGTGCTGTTTGGACAGGAGTCCATCCCGACAAGGGACGAGAAAGAGGTTTTCGACACCTTCTTGGGCTACCTGAAGAGGTTGTTCCGTTTTCTTTTGTCCCGCTCGGACCAGTGAATCAGCAGCTTGCCCGCAAGGATATATTTCTTGAAGAGCGGGTGCATATGAACAGGTGGCATGAAGAGGAATGA